The Desulfofundulus luciae genome contains the following window.
ATTGCTTCTCGAAATGTGCAACAAGGAACAAAAGAGAGGGGGTGTATAGCCAGGGTCCATTTACGAACCTGCAGGGCAGGAACTATTCAGCCGGTATTTATGACTTTCGGCGTACCTTTACGGGCGGCGGTTTTCCTTCGTTTTGCCGGTGTTCACAGGTACAGTTGCCGCCTTTTGCCATCTTTGTTTCACCCCACCCAGCGGGGTTTTGTAATCACCCTTTTAGTGAATGCGCTTACAAGAACGTCCGGAACTTACCTTCATTCTTCCGCATCAAGGGGGAAGAAAAAAATGAGCATTTTTTTGCCCATCGCCGGCGTACAAATGAGCGTTTACATGGTACTGGGACTGGGCGGCCTGGTCGGCCTGTTATCCGGCCTGTTCGGGGTGGGCGGAGGTTTTTTGTTAACTCCTCTTTTAATGATGGCCGGAATACCACCGGCAGTGGCCGCGGCCAGCGACACCAACCAGATTGTGGCTGCCTCCATTTCGGGAACCTGCGCCCACCTGCAGGCCGGCAACGTCGATTTTAAGCTGGGACTGATCATGGTTGCCGGAGGACTTGCCGGCGGCACTGCCGGCACGGCATTGGTCCGCCTTTTAAGACAGATGGGAAATTTTGAATTTACCCTGAAAATCGTTTATGTAATCATGCTCCTGGTCATAGGCAGCTTCATGTTCATGGAAAGCTTTAACGCCCTGCGAAAAAAAGGAACTGCTCCCCAAACACAGGTTAACAAATCCCGGGAGTCGTCCCTGCTCAACCGCCTCCCCCTGAAAGCTTATTTCCCGGTTTCCGGGATTGAGTGCTCCATGATCTCACTGTTCGGGCTGGGTTTTCTCATTGGCGTACTGGCAGCTTTAATGGGCGTCGGCGGCGGGTTTATCATGCTCCCGGTGATGATCTACATCCTGGGTATTCCAACATTAAAGGCCGTGGGCACCAGTTTGTTTACGGTGCTATTTACTGCCGCCAATGTCACCCTGGTCCAGGCCATGGTAAACAGAACGGTGGACGTAATCCTGGCTCTCCTGCTACTTCTGGGGTCGGCCGTCGGCGCCCAGTTGGGGGCACGCATTGGCCGCAGGTTAAAGGCAGAACAGTTGCGCATCGTTTTTTCCCTGATTGTGCTGGGAGTAATGGTCAAAATGGCTCACGACCTGCTGGCCACTCCCTCCAGCCTGATTGTACTGGGAGGTGGGCATTAATGTCGGCAAAAGCAGTAACCTGCCTGGTCATCGCAGCCCTGCTGCTGGCATTGAGTATCCCCGCATGGGCCGGGGTAGTGAACGTAGCTGCCAGTCCCGACCGCATTGATGTGGGGCTGAATTTCAGCGGGCAGAAGGTATCCATTTCAGGAACCGCCCCTCGGGACAGCGATATCTACGTTAAACTGGTTTCGCCCGCAACAGACGTCAAGTTAAACAAAAAAGGCAGGTTTGGATTTCTATGGATGAATGCAAGTCATGCCACAGTCCGCAATATCCCTGGAATGTACCTGGTCTATTCCTCAGCACCGTTAGAGCAATTAAGCCCGGCATTGCAGGAGAGAATGGGTATCGATCCAGACTTCCAGGCAGTCCGGGACAAAGCCATCATCGAGGAGACTGCAGGCAATCAAACCCGTACGCTTACGGGTCTACAGGGCAAGGATTACCTGGATGCGCTGTTCAACATGTACGAGAAAAGTGGGCTGTACCGGGT
Protein-coding sequences here:
- a CDS encoding sulfite exporter TauE/SafE family protein, with the translated sequence MSIFLPIAGVQMSVYMVLGLGGLVGLLSGLFGVGGGFLLTPLLMMAGIPPAVAAASDTNQIVAASISGTCAHLQAGNVDFKLGLIMVAGGLAGGTAGTALVRLLRQMGNFEFTLKIVYVIMLLVIGSFMFMESFNALRKKGTAPQTQVNKSRESSLLNRLPLKAYFPVSGIECSMISLFGLGFLIGVLAALMGVGGGFIMLPVMIYILGIPTLKAVGTSLFTVLFTAANVTLVQAMVNRTVDVILALLLLLGSAVGAQLGARIGRRLKAEQLRIVFSLIVLGVMVKMAHDLLATPSSLIVLGGGH
- a CDS encoding TIGR02186 family protein codes for the protein MSAKAVTCLVIAALLLALSIPAWAGVVNVAASPDRIDVGLNFSGQKVSISGTAPRDSDIYVKLVSPATDVKLNKKGRFGFLWMNASHATVRNIPGMYLVYSSAPLEQLSPALQERMGIDPDFQAVRDKAIIEETAGNQTRTLTGLQGKDYLDALFNMYEKSGLYRVKENAIQREGNQFHLTVTLPGSAAQGETVVTAYAVRNGQILDASRSTLHIRPVGVVRWERTTAQTNGLLYGTCAVLIALAAGLIINFLFHFLEKRFAVLISKLAGKLPAERREVSTEIH